The following are encoded in a window of Pelecanus crispus isolate bPelCri1 chromosome 6, bPelCri1.pri, whole genome shotgun sequence genomic DNA:
- the CYP46A1 gene encoding cholesterol 24-hydroxylase, with translation MEALGAAAGLALGLSLLALGLYCGYLKYIHAKYDHIPGAPRESFLFGHLPILWRMLRKQEFVHDLFLQWAEKYGPIVRLNAFHRVSVMILSPEGVKEFLMSPRYPKDRLVYGRIFNIFGERFLGNGLVTVCNHEHWQRQRKIMDPAFSRTYLIGLMETFNEKAEELMEKLQEKADGKKEFSMLTMMNRVTMDIIAKVAFGLELNTLSDDQTPFPRAVTMVLEGMTKTRIPLMQYMPGKQKLVKEVKESVRLLRRVGKECIDQRREAIQNGKEATLDILTQILKGDALEETRDDENILDNFITFFVAGHETTANQLSFTVMALAQHPEILERLQAEVDDVLGAKRDIDYEDLGKLTYLSQVLKESLRLYPPLPGTVRWMEKEHVINGIRIPGNTMLVFSTYIMGRMERYFKDPLTFNPDRFSKDAPKPYYCYFPFSLGPRSCIGQVFAQMEAKVVMAKLLQRFEFQLVPGQSFKLLDAGTVRPLDGVMCKLKPRSPARGCQV, from the exons ATGGAGGCGctgggggccgcggcggggctggcgctgGGCCTCTCCCTCCTGGCCTTGGGCCTGTACTGCGGCTACCTGAAATACATCCACGCGAAATACGACCACATCCCCGGCGCCCCGCGGGAGAG ctttttatttGGACATCTGCCAATCTTGTGGAGAATGCTGAGGAAACAGGAGTTTGTGCATGATCTCTTCCTGCAGTG GGCAGAGAAATATGGACCTATTGTACGGCTTAATGCCTTTCACAGAGTCTCGGTAATGATTCTGAGCCCTGAAGGAGTGAAG GAGTTCTTGATGTCACCGCGGTACCCAAAGGATCGGCTGGTATACGGTCGTATCTTCAACATATTTGGTGAGAG GTTTCTAGGGAATGGCTTGGTAACTGTTTGTAACCATGAGCATTGGCAGAGGCAGCGGAAGATAATGGATCCAGCTTTCAGCCGAAC CTACCTGATTGGTCTTATGgaaacttttaatgaaaaagcagaggagctgATGGAGAAGCtacaggaaaaggcagatgggaaaAAAGAGTTTAGCATGCTGACGATGATGAACCGGGTGACTATGGATATCATTGCAAAG GTAGCCTTTGGCTTGGAATTAAACACACTGAGCGATGACCAGACGCCTTTCCCACGCGCTGTGACCATGGTCTTGGAGGGAATGACCAAGACGCGTATCCCCCTCATGCAG TACATGCCAGGGAAACAGAAGCTGGTAAAGGAGGTCAAGGAGAGTGTGAGGCTGCTGCGGCGTGTAGGGAAGGAGTGCATTGACCAGAGGAGAGAGGCCATCCAGAACGGGAAGGAAGCCACGCTGGATATTCTTACGCAGATACTGAAAGGAGATG CTCTGGAGGAAACTAGAGATGATGAAAACATTCTGGATAACTTTATCACTTTCTTTGTTGCGG GTCATGAAACCACTGCCAATCAGTTGTCATTTACAGTAATGGCACTGGCTCAGCATCCTGAAATACTGGAAAG GCTTCAGGCCGAAGTGGATGACGTTCTTGGTGCCAAGAGAGACATTGACTATGAGGATCTTGGCAAACTTACCTACTTATCACAG GTCTTGAAAGAATCACTGCGGCTATACCCGCCCCTCCCAGGGACGGTACGCTGGATGGAGAAGGAGCACGTCATCAATGGCATCAGAATTCCTGGAAACACAATGCTTGTT TTCAGCACTTATATAATGGGAAGGATGGAAAGGTATTTCAAGGATCCACTCACTTTCAATCCAGACCGATTTAGCAAAGATGCACCTAA gCCATATTACTGCTATTTTCCATTCTCTCTGGGACCCCGATCCTGCATCGGGCAGGTGTTTGCACAG ATGGAGGCGAAAGTGGTGATGGCAAAATTGCTGCAGAGGTTTGAATTCCAGCTGGTGCCAGGGCAGAGTTTTAAACTCTTGGATGCTGGAACCGTTAGGCCACTAGATGGAGTAATGTGTAAATTAAAGCCAAGGAGCCCGGCAAGGGGCTGCCAGGTGTGA